A region from the Triticum aestivum cultivar Chinese Spring chromosome 3D, IWGSC CS RefSeq v2.1, whole genome shotgun sequence genome encodes:
- the LOC123074560 gene encoding putative pectinesterase 11: protein MARTRSACLEVEMNHREMLHRVNSAARVAILLPLLCFCSATSSYSFPDDAACASGMAMAGPGNLLTVDQSGKGDYRKIHEAIAAAPANSSARTVILIKPGVYREKIVVPVDKPNITLFGTSANTTVITWNEQWVSSDTSPTVSVLASDFVASRLTFRNTLGTSAPAIAVRVMGDRAAFYGCSFSSFQDTLLDDNGRHYYCGCYIEGGTDFICGNGRALFEKCHLHSTSPNGGAFTAQKRASESNHTGYSFVGCKLTGVGVSTSILGRPWEPYSRVVFALTYMSAAVSPRGWDDWNRTANQRTAFYGQYQCYGQGAKTDGRVKWARNLSPTEAAPFMTKAWIDGQQWLPKQPPS, encoded by the exons ATGGCACGAACGCGATCAGCCTGCCTTGAGGTTGAAATGAATCATCGGGAGATGTTACATCGCGTCAACTCGGCGGCCAGGGTCGCCATACTGCTGCCTCTGCTCTGCTTTTGCTCTGCCACCTCTTCCTACTCTTTCCCCGACGACGCGGCCTGTGCCAGTGGCATGGCGATGGCGGGTCCGGGTAATCTCCTCACGGTCGACCAATCCGGCAAAGGCGATTACAGGAAGATCCACGAGGcgatcgccgccgcccccgcgaacAGCTCCGCCCGCACTGTCATCCTGATCAAGCCCGGAGTCTACAG GGAGAAGATCGTCGTCCCCGTGGACAAGCCCAACATAACACTTTTCGGCACGAGCGCCAACACGACCGTCATCACCTGGAACGAGCAGTGGGTGTCGAGCGACACTTCCCCTACCGTGTCCGTTCTGGCCTCCGACTTCGTTGCCAGCCGCTTAACGTTCCGG AACACGTTGGGGACCAGCGCTCCGGCCATCGCGGTGAGAGTCATGGGAGACAGGGCGGCGTTCTACGGCTGCAGCTTCTCGTCGTTCCAAGACACGCTCCTCGACGACAACGGGCGCCATTACTACTGCGGGTGCTACATCGAAGGTGGCACCGATTTCATCTGCGGGAACGGCCGGGCTCTCTTTGAA AAATGTCACCTGCACTCCACCTCGCCCAACGGCGGCGCCTTCACGGCGCAGAAGCGGGCGTCCGAGTCGAACCACACGGGATACAGCTTCGTCGGGTGCAAGCTGACCGGCGTCGGGGTCAGCACCTCCATCCTGGGGCGTCCATGGGAGCCCTACTCCCGCGTCGTGTTCGCTCTCACCTACATGTCCGCAGCGGTGAGCCCTCGAGGATGGGATGACTGGAACCGCACCGCCAACCAGAG GACGGCGTTCTACGGGCAGTACCAATGCTACGGCCAAGGGGCGAAAACTGATGGCAGGGTTAAGTGGGCTCGCAACCTCTCACCAACCGAAGCAGCCCCCTTCATGACGAAGGCCTGGATCGATGGACAGCAGTGGCTTCCGAAGCAGCCCCCTTCATGA